The Arachis hypogaea cultivar Tifrunner chromosome 14, arahy.Tifrunner.gnm2.J5K5, whole genome shotgun sequence DNA window GCATCTCCTAAACAAAAATCCGGTGATAGCATATCCTTGTAAGATCTAAGATATGACCTTTGGCTAGCTTCAATTTCAGGAGTTGTCAATGATATGTATTAGTATAAATTTTCAATGCATGATTTCCTGTCTTTCAGACCATCAGTATAATCAGTCCAATGGGTTGCCATAATTTTGGAAGGCTCATGCGACTCTCTTCGTTCAAATTGTTCGATATGACTAATTTTTTGTCTTAAAAAATTTTCCCGTGCCAGTTTTTCATGGATGACTGCTTACAAAAGCTTATCGATAGAATTGACTCTGATGAGAGTTTGAAAACTTTGACACCAAGTGAATGTATCTCTAAGCTTATCAGAATTCGTCTAGAAATGCAAGCGCCATATATATCAACATGGCCTCAAGCTCTTAGCATCCAGGTCTGCCAATGTACTTAAGCAAACTTTGTATCTGGATTGTAGAGATTAAAGATTTCCTAATTTTCTAATACCGATTTCATTACAGGCACAACCGGTGAATGTTCCAACTAGTTTTAAGCAGAGGGCAATGCTCGTGGATGAGATTTGGCATGCTGCAGGTGACAATGCTTCTGATATTGATTGGTATGCCAAGCGCACTGTCCTGGCAGGAATATACTCAACAACCGAGATTTATATGCTGACAGATACCTCTCCTGGTTTGTTTTTCTGCCCCTTCTTTCTGAGCATACAAGTTTTCTcgaattttttgtttgatttaaactttccatccattattttgtgtttttttgtgcTTTTCTATTTATGCTAATCACTCTGTCGACTGTCGTGGAGCCTGGTTCAATGATGCTGTGACATCTTTCATCGATTATTCAGTTCCATttgatccccccccccccccttccctctctctcctctctttcttttttagtATGTGAATAGACCAAAAATATTAACTGGGTTCCAATGTCCGTTCTCTCAAACTCCTTATTTTCTTGAACTGAGCCTGACATAGTAGCCAATTTTCTCATGGCAACCAATTTATGTGGTAATTTGATAAAGTATGTAATCAGGGGGAAAGCGATGGAATTTATTCTTTTATGCCCCACCCCACCCCACTCCATTAATATAGTATCTTATATTGAATAAAGTCCAATTTGGATGGATAACTAGCTGTTTGTGGCTCTGATCTGGTGGAGTTGTAACACGTGAGGACATTTCTTAATACATCTTTCGTTTGTTTCTTGTTAGACTTCCGTGATACATGGGCCTTCCTGGATGCTCGAGTGAAAGATGCTTTCGATCTAAAGAAAACCATTCAAGAGGTAATTCTGAATCTGTCCGTCgagttttggaatttgaattatttacTATCATGCTTGGTGCATTCCGGACTTGAGAGTCAGTGATACTTTATTTTCTCAGGCACAGCATTTGGCAGAAGCTGTGAGTGCGGGACTCGGGAACACATTTCAAGGGTTTATGGGGAAAGTTCTTCGTAGATAATATTCGACTCCGCGGTCATATCATGTTTCTCTTGAACAATGAAACCATGATTATCACTTGTAGGAGATGCTATATTTACTAGTACTTATGGTTTGGATAAGTTCACATTTGTTCTGTGTTGGGCACTTCATTGGCTTAGCGCTCGAGTGCCTTATGCTAACACAATAATTTCACTCTTGTAAATAATCCCATTTTGGTTTTATGGCGCAAGGGACACATTTTTTAATGAGTTTCTTTTGGACTCTACAACTGTATTGATTTGGTGTTAATTTTTATGTTGTAACCTTCCGTATTATCAAGGGCTGTGCTTGCAAATAATTTGGTTCTCACCTTGTGCATTTATGCTACATAATCATTTTACGCTTGCTATCCATCTTGGTTTGATTGGTTATATTAGGAAATTATTGATTCAAACTTTTATTTCGTACTTGACAATGCTACTTTCCGCAAAATTTGACGAAATAATATTAAATAGCAAATGGTAAAATACTAGATAGTCATTACCTTGGTGTTTTATTAATCGAGATTCGAGAGGCCGAAATGAAGGAAGTAGAGTGTAGAGACATTGTTTATCTAGGTGTAAACCCTTTATTGCTTTCATTACGTGTCTAACCATTAGTGTGCatatgaatataaaaataaaaataagtgggTAGGTGTGGACTGGAGACGGAGTAAAACATATTTTACTCCAAGATACAATCTCAACCTTTGATCTTAGTCTCAGGCAAGGACTTAAGTTAAGACAGCTTAGCGGGTAGCGCAGGCCGCAGGGCAGTGAGAAAGCAAAGAAGCAAGCATGTCACTGAAGGCATCCCAGGTGGCAACGAAGCTGAATCTGCAGCCCCACCCTGAAGGTGGCTTCTACACCGAGACATTCCGCGACGGATCCGTTCAACTCTCCAAGTCTCAGCTTCCACCCCAATGTAATGCACTCTTTCTTGTATTTCATGACCTTTTACAATTCCAGTATTCCATTCTGAttcagattttgaaattgaatttactGTAACAGACAAAGTTGATCGCCCTGTATCAACCTCCATATACTTTCTGCTTCCATCTGGCAGCGTGTCTCGCCTGCACCGCATACCCTGTGCGGAAACCTGGCACCACTACATCGGTGACCCCATAACCGTAGTTGAACTGAATGAGAACGATGCAAGTGTCAAATTCACCCAGCTGGGATCCAACCTAAATGAGAATGAGGTGCCGCAGTATACTGTTCCTCCCAACGTGTGGTTTGGTTCATTCCCCACCGGGGATTTCAACGCGTCTCCGGAAGGGTCGTCGTTCGTGAGAGGCGAAGCAAAGGACTGTGAGAGGCACTACTCTCTGGTAGGGTGCACGTGTGCACCCGCGTTTCAGTTCCAGGACTTTGAGCTTGCTAAGCGCTCTGACCTCGTCTCCCGCTTTCCCCAGCTGGACCAACTCATCACTGCACTCACTTTTCCCGAGTGATTACTCATACCTACtcctaattaaataaataaatgagtgTTTTCCAGCTTTGTATTCAACTGAAGAATCTCTActctttaataataaatttacaaacgCTTCCTTCCTTGTATGGTTGCACTTtctaatgaatgttgtctttgatGCCTCATGGCTCTGCTCGTTATTACTTATCAACCATCGCAAGCACTCAGTATCAATCAAATACAAAACGATGAAAGCAAAGAAGGAGGAAATATTTGACTGGAAAATGACTCTCTTGTATATTCATATTCTATTTTTGCTACGAGTGTACAATTAACTTTCTATTGCATGTGTAATATACGGATATACATTGCCAGAACAACTAAAACTATACTATACAAAGAGAAATTTTCTGTGCAATAAAATACAAGAACCATCATACAACAAAATTGGGATTTCATCAGCCATCGTTTCCGGAACAGCATATCTCTGAACAACATGTGAGGCAGCCGAAGCATCCTAGACCAATGCAAAGCTGAGTCAATGCAGTTGCAAACTGGTTGTTCATCCGCGAACAGCAATCGATGCAGCACATGCAACAGCAGTAACTGCACATCCTGCTACAGCAATTTGAGGCCGCCTTAAATATTTCAGCCACTTCAGGTACCTTGGATACATCTCCTGGAGGAGTATTTTCAGCAGTTGCTTTCAAGTTGCCAAAGCCAACACCTAAATGTGGGAGTAAAATCATCCTCTGCCCTTGGACGTTTTCCTCATACTGGGGCTGGCTCTTTTTCGATGCCTGTTTGCAATGAATCAAAGAGATATGATTACAGAAGACTCTCTAAGATATTTTAACGGTATTAGTCTAAAACCAATGTTTTTCTacagaatttgaaaatgaaaaagaCAAAACACTCAATATTCATAACACGTACTTCTTTCTTCCCAGATTCCTTGACTTTCTTTAGATGATCATTCTCAAGTATTACCATACGTGTGTACTCGGACATAAATCCAGCCTGCAGGCTCAGTTTTGCGACCTGCCAATTAAAGGATTGGAGTGAGAAATATAAAACTGAATGTCCCATGCACCAAGTGGAGTGATATATTACAAAGTACCTTCTGttctatttgtttattttctGAAAGCCATGCTTGAGCAGTTAGAATCTCTATCTGATCTCTTGCAGAAACCTGTTTAAGAGAAGAAATgaggaattgaaagaaaaacagtagtaacGGAAAGGAGACAGAATGGTAAATATATGCGCATTATTTAAAAAGCAGCATCcaactaaagatccaaagacGATGAATGCAAGAAACGAAGAACTGATGACAAGAGTTTATGATGATGGACACACCACAGAAATATGAAGTAGGGAAACAAGACCGTGGTTCTTTGTGAACAcgcagaaaaatataataaagacaGGTTATAAGAGGAATCCCTTCTAAATGGTTAAAACTTGATGCAACTACTAATTATATTGTTTCATGAGCAAACAGAttctttaaagtaaaaaaaacttCACATAGAACCAATAACTAAATAGCTCCCCAAGCACCCTCTACAAATTTGGCATCTCCTGTCCAGAAATTGtatgtataattttaaaaataagtatACATAGTGATAGAACACTTTACCCTCTGTAAAGGCATGTCCTTAGCTGTTTCTATCTTCATATCTACAGCAAAATTACTGAGATCAGCCAAGATACCTTTGACTTTAACAGTTTCGGGGAAACTTCCCTTGTACCTTCCAGATATAGTCAATGGACCCCCTGATGAAAGATCTGGAATATGAGAGGGGTGTACCTATCACAAACATTGCAGATAACTCCATAAGCAAGAGGCATAAACTCTTTGGACAAACATTCTACTTATACAATAGCATGTGTAACATTAAATAAGGGTATGCGGAATATAATAAATGTCATTATTTTCAGGACAGGCCGTTATAAAGAGGTTCATGCACAGCATACTTTTTTCCAATTCAATCTAGCGAGGTACCAGAAGTTTTTACctcaaactcatcaagatcatcaaATATGTCTATTGTTATATTTGCTAGAACAAGGGATGAAGCTTTGTCAAACAATGCCAGCATTTGAGGCTCAACCAAATCTAGCAATCCAAAAAAAGAGGGCAGCTGTCAAATTAGATATAAATGCAGAAACAATAGAAATTCATACAAAGTAATCTAAGAAACGTTTCCTGTTTAATGCCTAAAGGAAGAGTTTCTACACAAATACCAAAAtgccaaattcaaaatttcatacCAACAATGTCAATTCAGACCTTACCTACATCAAAAGCTGCATCATAGTGTCCCCTACTAATCACAGCTAGCATCCTCAAGAAATAATGGTTGCAAAATGAA harbors:
- the LOC112740769 gene encoding uncharacterized protein codes for the protein MYRTAAKRLFSAATHSYHGNLHRLRLRPPHSQIFIPYRSFSTSEDQPFPIPQSPVHPETPLVPDSAPSSSPSPSPDEDPRTRGDKYQDEKSRVLHASLTHVIKLGWTEAALISGAKDVGLSPSIVGSLPRKEAALVEFFMDDCLQKLIDRIDSDESLKTLTPSECISKLIRIRLEMQAPYISTWPQALSIQAQPVNVPTSFKQRAMLVDEIWHAAGDNASDIDWYAKRTVLAGIYSTTEIYMLTDTSPDFRDTWAFLDARVKDAFDLKKTIQEAQHLAEAVSAGLGNTFQGFMGKVLRR
- the LOC112740770 gene encoding uncharacterized protein: MSLKASQVATKLNLQPHPEGGFYTETFRDGSVQLSKSQLPPQYKVDRPVSTSIYFLLPSGSVSRLHRIPCAETWHHYIGDPITVVELNENDASVKFTQLGSNLNENEVPQYTVPPNVWFGSFPTGDFNASPEGSSFVRGEAKDCERHYSLVGCTCAPAFQFQDFELAKRSDLVSRFPQLDQLITALTFPE